A genomic window from Anthocerotibacter panamensis C109 includes:
- the rplN gene encoding 50S ribosomal protein L14, with protein sequence MIQLQTRLSVADNTGARELMCIQVLGATVGSKGLTKGGGGNKKYASVGDVIVAVVKDAQPNMPVKKSEVVRAVVVRTVTSIRRANGMTIRFDDNAAVIIKKDGNPMGTRVFGPVARELRDKNFTKIISLAPEVL encoded by the coding sequence ATGATTCAGCTCCAAACCCGGCTCTCTGTTGCTGATAACACCGGTGCCCGAGAACTGATGTGCATCCAGGTCTTGGGTGCTACGGTTGGCTCTAAGGGCCTGACCAAAGGTGGAGGCGGCAACAAGAAATATGCCTCAGTGGGGGATGTCATTGTGGCGGTCGTCAAGGATGCTCAACCCAACATGCCCGTCAAAAAGTCCGAAGTCGTCCGTGCCGTGGTAGTGCGTACCGTGACCTCGATTCGCCGTGCCAATGGCATGACGATCCGCTTCGATGACAATGCTGCGGTGATTATCAAGAAAGACGGCAACCCGATGGGTACCCGAGTCTTCGGTCCTGTGGCCCGTGAGTTGCGCGATAAAAACTTTACCAAGATCATCTCCCTGGCTCCGGAGGTACTCTGA
- a CDS encoding HEAT repeat domain-containing protein, whose product MEELRQQLQNPDLGNRIRGILALRPLAPEEAIPLLELVLGDPSARVRYSAVSMLGQKPTPQTRVLLTEALFHDPEFDVRAQAAASLGDLGDPEAFEDLAQAYREDPQELVRFSVVAALGELGDPRAFDILTDALSQGGLQEEAAIMALGQLPLPQVVPALIPYLTHPEWQLRLRAVQALGTIGSTESLAALQGLHDENPHVAQCIALFNDGATA is encoded by the coding sequence ATGGAAGAATTACGACAACAGCTACAGAACCCCGATTTGGGTAACCGCATTCGGGGAATCCTCGCCTTGCGTCCTTTGGCCCCTGAAGAGGCCATCCCCCTGCTGGAATTGGTCTTGGGAGATCCCAGTGCTCGGGTGCGCTACAGTGCTGTGAGTATGCTAGGCCAAAAGCCGACTCCTCAAACCCGCGTCCTACTGACCGAAGCCCTTTTTCATGACCCGGAATTCGATGTGCGTGCCCAAGCTGCCGCTTCTCTGGGTGACTTGGGCGACCCGGAAGCTTTTGAGGACTTGGCGCAGGCGTACCGAGAGGACCCCCAAGAGCTGGTGCGTTTTAGCGTGGTAGCGGCTTTGGGCGAATTGGGCGATCCTCGTGCTTTCGATATCCTGACCGATGCTTTGAGCCAGGGAGGATTGCAGGAAGAGGCTGCGATCATGGCTCTAGGTCAACTCCCGCTCCCCCAAGTAGTCCCCGCCCTTATTCCCTACCTGACGCATCCTGAGTGGCAACTGCGGCTTCGGGCTGTTCAAGCGCTCGGCACTATAGGAAGCACTGAAAGCCTTGCCGCCCTACAAGGATTGCACGATGAAAATCCCCACGTGGCCCAGTGCATCGCCCTCTTTAACGACGGTGCGACAGCCTAG
- the map gene encoding type I methionyl aminopeptidase — MALRSMLIGVRSDKEIEKMRRAGRIVGTVLKEIMQMAKPGMTTADLDAYAEQRCRDFNVIPAFKGYHGFPGCLCTSVNNEVVHGIPNPRKVLQAGDVLKVDFGAIYQGWHGDSCVTIGLEPLTDKARHLIEVAEKGLYAGIAQVRHGVLLQEISGAIQDYVEAQGYSVVRQFVGHGVGRKLHEDPQVPNYRTKELPNPRLKAGMTLAIEPMVNVGSYATRLLADKWTVVTVDGSLSAQFEHTVLVTRDGYELLTDRSIL, encoded by the coding sequence ATGGCCCTTCGCAGTATGCTGATTGGCGTCCGCTCCGACAAAGAAATCGAAAAGATGCGCCGCGCCGGACGGATTGTGGGCACGGTGCTCAAGGAGATCATGCAGATGGCAAAGCCAGGCATGACTACCGCCGACTTGGATGCCTACGCCGAACAGCGCTGTCGGGACTTCAATGTCATCCCTGCCTTCAAGGGCTATCATGGCTTTCCGGGCTGCCTATGCACCAGTGTCAACAACGAAGTCGTCCACGGGATTCCCAATCCGCGCAAAGTGCTCCAAGCCGGGGATGTGCTCAAAGTTGATTTCGGGGCGATCTACCAAGGTTGGCATGGGGATTCCTGCGTCACGATTGGTCTGGAGCCTCTGACCGATAAAGCGCGTCATCTGATCGAGGTGGCGGAGAAGGGACTTTATGCGGGCATTGCTCAGGTACGCCATGGAGTCCTGCTCCAAGAGATCTCCGGGGCCATCCAGGACTATGTGGAAGCCCAAGGCTACTCGGTAGTCCGGCAATTTGTGGGCCATGGCGTGGGGCGCAAGCTCCATGAAGACCCCCAAGTACCCAACTACCGCACCAAGGAATTGCCCAATCCGCGCCTTAAAGCCGGGATGACGCTCGCCATCGAACCGATGGTAAATGTCGGCTCCTATGCCACCCGCCTTTTAGCGGACAAATGGACCGTAGTTACGGTAGATGGTTCGCTCTCTGCTCAATTTGAACATACGGTTCTGGTCACTCGGGATGGCTACGAACTACTCACCGACCGCAGTATTCTATAA
- the rplP gene encoding 50S ribosomal protein L16, whose protein sequence is MLMPKRTKFRKQQRGRMGGKATQGNRISFGDYALVAQEPCWMTARQIESARRAMIRFMRRGGKIYIRIFPDKPVTQRAAETRMGSGKGAPEYWVAVIKPGRVLFEIQGVTEEIAREAMRLANHKLPIHTRFMSRADFEVVEAVEEPETPEVEDGAL, encoded by the coding sequence ATGTTGATGCCCAAACGGACAAAATTTAGAAAGCAACAGCGCGGGCGCATGGGCGGCAAAGCCACTCAGGGTAACCGCATTAGCTTCGGGGACTACGCCTTGGTAGCCCAGGAACCATGCTGGATGACCGCTAGGCAGATCGAGTCAGCCCGCCGTGCCATGATCCGCTTCATGCGCCGGGGTGGAAAGATCTACATCCGCATCTTCCCAGACAAGCCTGTGACGCAACGGGCGGCGGAGACCCGCATGGGCTCGGGTAAAGGTGCCCCCGAATATTGGGTAGCAGTGATCAAACCGGGGCGGGTGCTCTTTGAGATCCAGGGAGTGACAGAGGAGATTGCTCGCGAAGCGATGCGCCTGGCTAATCACAAGTTGCCTATCCACACCCGTTTTATGAGTCGAGCAGACTTTGAAGTTGTAGAAGCAGTCGAAGAACCCGAGACTCCGGAGGTGGAAGATGGCGCTCTCTAA
- the rpsQ gene encoding 30S ribosomal protein S17: MAKKEKVGVVVSTAMQKTVVVAVENRSPHPKYRKIIVQTQKFKAHDEENKCQTGDRVRILETRPLSKTKTWVVLSKFDPQGQEIMLYPDLVPSTPAPEEVAP, encoded by the coding sequence GTGGCTAAGAAAGAAAAGGTCGGCGTCGTAGTTAGCACCGCCATGCAAAAAACGGTAGTTGTGGCCGTCGAGAACCGCTCACCTCATCCCAAGTACCGTAAAATCATCGTCCAGACCCAGAAATTTAAGGCCCACGACGAAGAAAACAAATGTCAGACCGGAGACCGGGTACGCATCCTGGAAACCCGCCCCCTGAGTAAAACCAAGACCTGGGTCGTCCTTTCCAAATTTGATCCTCAGGGCCAAGAAATCATGCTCTACCCGGATCTGGTGCCCTCAACCCCGGCCCCCGAGGAGGTGGCTCCATGA
- the rpsN gene encoding 30S ribosomal protein S14, translating into MAKKSMLEREKRRAKLTQKQTEKRLELKDLLRTGEDPMLVQEQFQKLHRNGLPIRLHRRCWRCGRPRAVIRDAGLCRICFREMAHDGLLPGIVKASW; encoded by the coding sequence ATGGCCAAAAAATCCATGCTTGAGCGGGAAAAGCGCCGCGCCAAACTCACCCAGAAGCAAACCGAAAAACGGCTGGAACTCAAGGATCTTCTGCGCACAGGCGAAGACCCGATGCTTGTTCAGGAGCAATTCCAGAAACTGCACCGCAATGGACTCCCGATCCGGTTGCACCGTCGTTGTTGGCGTTGTGGTCGTCCCCGGGCGGTCATCCGTGATGCGGGCCTGTGCCGTATCTGCTTCCGGGAGATGGCCCACGATGGGCTATTGCCAGGTATTGTCAAGGCTAGCTGGTAG
- the infA gene encoding translation initiation factor IF-1, with protein MSKEDLIEMEGTVSDSLPNAMFRVSLDNGFVVLTHLAGKLKKNYIKVLPGDRVKVELTPYDLTKGRITFRLRK; from the coding sequence GTGTCTAAAGAAGATCTAATTGAAATGGAAGGAACTGTCAGCGACTCCCTCCCCAATGCGATGTTCCGGGTCTCCCTGGACAATGGTTTTGTAGTGCTGACCCACTTAGCCGGGAAGCTCAAAAAGAACTACATCAAGGTTCTCCCTGGCGACCGGGTCAAGGTAGAACTGACGCCCTACGACCTCACCAAGGGCCGTATCACCTTCCGTCTACGCAAATAA
- the rplX gene encoding 50S ribosomal protein L24 yields MMATSNAKPTFKVHVKTGDTVQVISGKYKGKVAKILKVIPEKSQVVVEGVNMVTKHVKAQGEQPGRKDRKEGPIHSSKVMLYSEKQKTASRAGIRITEDGRKVRYLKKTDEVLDAKPKK; encoded by the coding sequence CTGATGGCGACGAGCAATGCCAAACCGACTTTTAAAGTCCATGTCAAAACCGGTGATACGGTCCAGGTCATCTCAGGCAAGTACAAAGGCAAGGTTGCCAAGATCTTGAAAGTGATCCCTGAGAAATCCCAGGTCGTAGTCGAAGGAGTGAACATGGTCACCAAACACGTCAAAGCCCAGGGCGAACAGCCGGGACGCAAAGACCGCAAGGAAGGCCCAATTCATTCAAGCAAGGTCATGCTCTACTCGGAAAAGCAAAAAACTGCTTCTCGGGCGGGTATCCGCATCACCGAAGACGGGCGCAAGGTGCGTTATCTAAAGAAGACGGATGAAGTCCTCGACGCGAAACCTAAGAAGTAA
- the rpsC gene encoding 30S ribosomal protein S3 — protein MGQKINPVGLRIGITKSHQSRWFAPHATYANLLKEDTKIRAYLTKQLASAGLAGIELERKAEQVEVTIRTARPGVVVGRGGSGIDKLRGELEKLLGRKQVRINVQEVPRADAEAPLLAEYIAGQLEKRVAFRRVMRQTIQRAQRAGVLGIKIMVAGRLNGAEIARTEWSREGRVPLHTLRADIDYAEKFAQTVYGVIGVKIWIFKGEILPEDKQVVAAPTQTPPKRRKKLQYDVAAEEGS, from the coding sequence ATGGGACAGAAAATTAATCCGGTTGGGCTCAGAATCGGCATTACCAAGAGCCACCAATCCCGCTGGTTTGCACCCCATGCAACCTACGCGAATCTACTCAAAGAAGACACCAAAATTCGCGCCTACTTGACGAAGCAACTGGCTAGTGCGGGTCTCGCGGGCATCGAACTCGAGCGCAAGGCAGAACAAGTCGAGGTCACCATTCGTACTGCTCGTCCTGGGGTCGTTGTAGGCCGGGGGGGGTCGGGCATTGACAAACTGCGCGGTGAACTGGAGAAGTTGCTGGGCCGCAAACAGGTCCGTATCAACGTTCAGGAAGTCCCCCGCGCCGACGCTGAAGCCCCCTTACTGGCGGAATATATTGCCGGACAACTGGAAAAACGGGTCGCTTTTCGCCGGGTTATGCGCCAGACAATTCAGCGGGCACAGCGAGCGGGCGTACTGGGTATCAAAATCATGGTTGCGGGGCGCTTGAACGGAGCGGAGATCGCCCGTACCGAATGGAGCCGCGAAGGCCGGGTTCCCCTGCACACCCTGCGCGCCGACATCGACTATGCCGAGAAATTTGCTCAGACGGTCTATGGCGTCATTGGGGTCAAGATCTGGATTTTTAAGGGGGAGATCCTGCCTGAGGACAAACAGGTGGTTGCTGCTCCCACCCAGACTCCGCCCAAGCGGCGTAAAAAACTTCAGTATGATGTGGCTGCGGAAGAGGGGTCCTAG
- the rplF gene encoding 50S ribosomal protein L6 — protein MSRIGRRPIPIPAKVNITVQDRHVTVKGPKGELSRTVVEQVNLVQENGTLLVGRVDESRTARQLHGLTRTLVANMVTGVTDGFAKPMQIAGVGYRLQVQGNKLAITAGFSHPVEIELPPGITVEVEQKPGPIAGTRNQQGFNFVVKGIDKQMVGDIAAEIRAIRPPEPYKGKGIRYQGEKILLKAGKSGKK, from the coding sequence ATGTCACGCATTGGCCGTCGCCCCATTCCGATTCCCGCTAAGGTGAATATAACCGTGCAGGACCGGCACGTTACTGTTAAAGGACCAAAGGGTGAACTCTCCCGGACCGTGGTGGAGCAAGTAAACCTGGTTCAAGAAAATGGTACCCTCCTAGTGGGGCGTGTCGATGAATCCCGAACCGCTCGCCAACTCCACGGGTTGACGCGCACCTTAGTCGCCAATATGGTCACGGGTGTGACCGATGGCTTCGCCAAACCGATGCAGATTGCCGGGGTCGGCTACCGTCTCCAAGTACAGGGCAATAAGCTGGCTATCACCGCTGGATTTTCACACCCTGTCGAGATTGAGTTGCCCCCTGGGATTACTGTTGAGGTTGAACAAAAACCCGGTCCTATCGCAGGTACCCGCAACCAACAAGGTTTTAACTTTGTAGTCAAGGGCATCGACAAGCAGATGGTAGGCGACATCGCCGCAGAAATTCGCGCCATTCGTCCTCCCGAGCCCTACAAAGGAAAAGGCATCCGCTATCAGGGCGAGAAAATCCTGCTCAAAGCGGGTAAGTCCGGGAAGAAGTAA
- the rpmC gene encoding 50S ribosomal protein L29 yields the protein MALSKMSELRELTDDEVREQILACKKNLFDIRVKKATRQLEKFHTLTHTKHKLAQLMTLAAERKAARG from the coding sequence ATGGCGCTCTCTAAAATGAGTGAACTCAGGGAACTCACTGATGATGAAGTTCGTGAGCAGATCCTCGCCTGCAAAAAGAACCTCTTTGATATTCGGGTTAAAAAAGCGACCCGACAGTTGGAGAAGTTTCATACCCTGACCCATACGAAACACAAGCTGGCCCAGTTGATGACCCTGGCCGCTGAAAGGAAGGCAGCCCGTGGCTAA
- the rplE gene encoding 50S ribosomal protein L5, whose amino-acid sequence MPETATKEITRLKAIYLETVFPKLQEQFKYENIHQVPKLAKIVINRGVGEASANAKALDASFKEIAQITGQQPVITRAKKAIASFKVRAGMPVGIMVTLRSDRMYEFMDRLVSIALPRIRDFRGVNPKSFDGRGNYSLGLREQLLFPEISYESVDKVRGMDIIICTTARTDEEGRALLAELGMPFRKT is encoded by the coding sequence ATGCCTGAAACCGCCACCAAAGAAATCACTCGCTTGAAGGCTATTTATCTGGAGACCGTGTTCCCTAAGCTCCAAGAGCAGTTCAAGTACGAGAACATCCACCAAGTCCCAAAACTGGCGAAAATCGTCATCAACCGTGGAGTCGGTGAGGCTTCTGCTAACGCCAAAGCCCTGGATGCTTCCTTCAAAGAGATTGCCCAGATCACCGGGCAGCAGCCGGTCATCACCCGAGCCAAAAAGGCAATTGCCAGCTTCAAAGTCCGTGCTGGGATGCCGGTTGGGATCATGGTTACCTTGCGCTCAGACCGGATGTACGAATTCATGGACCGTCTGGTCAGCATTGCGCTCCCTAGAATCCGCGACTTCCGGGGTGTGAATCCCAAATCTTTTGATGGTCGGGGCAACTACTCCCTTGGACTGCGCGAACAATTGCTCTTTCCAGAGATCAGCTACGAGAGCGTGGACAAGGTCCGGGGTATGGACATCATTATTTGTACCACTGCCCGCACCGACGAAGAGGGCCGCGCCCTGTTAGCCGAACTCGGCATGCCCTTTCGTAAAACTTAG
- the rpsH gene encoding 30S ribosomal protein S8, with translation MKTAVNAHVTDTVADMLTRVRNANLARHSSVRARSTRMTRDIARVLCEEGFIESYEEVGEGIAAQVELFLKYKGQQRKPIIAGLKRISRPGLRVYTNHRELPRVLGGIGIAIISTSSGVMTDREARKRGIGGEVICYVY, from the coding sequence ATGAAGACTGCTGTGAATGCTCATGTCACCGATACTGTTGCCGATATGCTGACGCGTGTCCGCAACGCCAATTTGGCCCGTCATAGCTCGGTGCGTGCCCGCTCCACCCGGATGACCCGCGACATTGCTCGGGTTCTTTGCGAAGAGGGCTTCATCGAGAGCTACGAAGAGGTGGGCGAAGGCATTGCTGCCCAAGTAGAACTGTTTTTAAAATATAAGGGCCAGCAACGCAAACCCATCATTGCTGGATTGAAACGGATTTCCCGTCCCGGTCTGAGAGTCTACACCAACCACCGCGAGTTACCCCGCGTGTTGGGGGGTATTGGCATCGCCATCATCTCTACTTCTTCTGGGGTCATGACCGACCGGGAGGCCCGCAAGCGTGGTATTGGTGGCGAAGTTATCTGTTACGTCTACTAA
- the rpsS gene encoding 30S ribosomal protein S19, producing MGRSLKKGPFVLMALLRKVDRMNSRNEKRVVKTWSRASTILPDFVGHTIAVHNGKQHVPVYVTEQMVGHKLGEFAPTRIFKGHSGKDKKAKR from the coding sequence ATGGGACGTTCGCTCAAGAAAGGCCCCTTCGTTTTGATGGCGCTCCTGCGCAAGGTGGACCGTATGAATTCTCGCAATGAGAAGCGGGTAGTCAAGACTTGGTCCCGAGCTTCTACTATTCTGCCGGACTTTGTGGGTCATACCATTGCCGTACACAACGGTAAGCAGCATGTGCCCGTCTATGTGACCGAGCAGATGGTTGGTCACAAGTTGGGGGAGTTTGCCCCGACCCGTATTTTCAAAGGCCATTCCGGTAAAGACAAAAAAGCCAAGCGATGA
- the rplV gene encoding 50S ribosomal protein L22 — MVDEERIEARAIARYIRMSPTKVRRVLDAIRGRSYQDAIIMLEFMPYAACDPIRKVLESAAANAEHNLNMDKGDLMISRAFADGGPTLKRFKAGDRGRARPIRKRTSHITIAVSIVPEQEAS, encoded by the coding sequence ATGGTTGATGAAGAACGCATAGAGGCCAGGGCCATAGCCCGCTACATTCGTATGTCCCCGACAAAAGTTCGCCGGGTACTCGATGCGATCCGTGGTCGCAGCTACCAAGATGCGATCATCATGCTGGAGTTCATGCCCTACGCAGCCTGTGACCCAATCCGCAAAGTACTGGAATCTGCGGCAGCCAATGCCGAACACAACTTAAACATGGACAAAGGCGACCTGATGATCAGCCGCGCCTTTGCCGACGGTGGGCCGACCCTCAAGCGCTTTAAAGCGGGGGACCGGGGTCGGGCACGTCCCATCCGTAAGCGCACCAGCCATATCACGATTGCGGTGAGCATAGTACCCGAGCAAGAGGCGAGCTAA